In a single window of the Arthrobacter zhangbolii genome:
- a CDS encoding Fpg/Nei family DNA glycosylase, which translates to MPEGDTVWRAARDLNAALAGQELTRCDLRVPKFATTDFTGDTVQDVVSRGKHLLIRGGDPAEGWILHSHLKMEGLWHVYPRGGKWRRPAFKARAVLETATHQIVGFDLGFLRVVARKDEDDAVGYLGPDLLGPDWDAEEALRRLRAEPDRPIGLALLDQRIMAGVGNVYRCELCFLAGVHPKTPVSQVPDLSRLVDLSKRLLEANKNRSRRITTGAAGRDQLWVYRREKRGCLRCGTKVAHELLGDNELELRDLYYCPHCQPLRG; encoded by the coding sequence GTGCCTGAAGGCGATACCGTCTGGCGGGCCGCCCGCGATCTCAACGCCGCACTGGCCGGCCAGGAGCTTACCCGGTGCGATCTCCGGGTCCCCAAGTTTGCCACTACCGACTTCACCGGTGACACGGTGCAGGACGTCGTCTCCCGCGGCAAGCATCTGCTGATCCGCGGCGGCGATCCTGCGGAGGGCTGGATCCTGCACTCGCACCTGAAAATGGAAGGCCTCTGGCACGTATACCCCCGCGGCGGGAAGTGGCGACGGCCCGCGTTTAAGGCCCGCGCCGTGCTGGAAACCGCCACGCACCAAATAGTGGGCTTCGACCTGGGCTTCCTGCGCGTGGTGGCGCGGAAGGACGAGGACGACGCCGTGGGCTACCTGGGGCCCGACCTGCTGGGTCCGGACTGGGATGCGGAAGAGGCGCTGCGCCGGCTGCGGGCCGAACCGGACCGCCCCATTGGCCTGGCGCTGTTGGACCAGCGGATCATGGCCGGGGTGGGCAACGTGTACCGGTGCGAGCTGTGTTTCCTGGCCGGGGTGCATCCGAAAACGCCTGTGTCCCAGGTGCCGGATCTGTCCCGGCTGGTGGACCTGTCCAAACGGCTGCTCGAGGCGAACAAGAACCGGTCCCGCCGGATCACCACCGGTGCTGCGGGCCGGGACCAGCTGTGGGTCTATCGCCGGGAGAAGCGCGGCTGCCTGCGCTGCGGTACCAAGGTGGCCCACGAACTGCTGGGCGACAACGAGCTGGAGCTGCGGGACCTGTATTACTGCCCGCACTGCCAGCCCCTGCGGGGTTAG
- a CDS encoding ATP-dependent helicase: MTSASSVQALSRQARTVLGKFTPATREWFEGAFAAPTPAQLGAWDAVSEGANALVVAPTGSGKTLAAFLWALDSFIAAAAQDTDPTLDISLPAETKVSGSRRAKEPKRKTKVLYISPLKALGVDVERNLRAPLIGITQTAKRLGLPAPSITVGVRSGDTPQNERRALLTRPPDILITTPESLFLMLTSQARETLAEVETVIVDEVHAVAGTKRGAHLAVTLARLDAMLEKPVQRIGLSATVEPHETVARFLGGNAPVRIVAPESKKNWNLTVTVPVEDMSDLGGAPAVEDTVEGGYAPQASIWPHVEEKIVDLIEANRSTIVFANSRRLAERLTARLNEIHAYRLEAAAAATGTDDAAPAPRTGTSRPPAQIMAQAGVSVLRREDLAVDDDGPLLARAHHGSVSKDQRALIEDDLKSGRLRCVVATSSLELGIDMGAVDLVVQVESPPSVASGLQRVGRAGHQVGEISQGVMFPKHRGDLLNSAVTAERMLAGQIEPLAIPANPLDILAQQTVAACALGSIEVEEWFDVVRRSAPFAGLPRSAFDATLDLLSGRYPSDEFAELRPRIVWDRTEGTITGRPGAQRLAVTSGGTIPDRGLFGVYLVGDSEGKNSRRVGELDEEMVYESRVGDVFALGATSWRIEDITHDRVLVSPAFGQPGKLPFWRGDSLGRPVELGRALGAFVREMAGSEDAAARERLAAVGLDEWAAGNLITYLREQQQATDVVPNDKSLVVERFHDELGDWRVVLHSPYGMPVHAPWALAVGARLHAKYGLDGSAMASDDGIVLRVPLMEDEPPGAELFLFDPEELDSIVTAEVGGSALFASRFRECAARALLLPRQNPSKRTPLWQQRQRSAQLLDVAKKYPTFPIVLETVRECLQDVYDLPALKDIAAGIERREIRLVETTTPSPSPFARSLLFGYVGAFLYEGDSPLAERRAAALSLDPTLLNELLGRAELRELLDARIIHRIEQELQRLAPDRKVRGLEGVADLLRLLGPLSVPEVAARLQPAEPGPEGSTPEPASQDYAEELLEALVRANRALKIGMAGTTRYAAIEDAARLRDALGVPLPMGVPLAFIEPVADPLGDLVGRYARTHGPFTAAEAAARLGLGVAVVTGTLQRLAGEGRVAEGEFRPAETLLLDANDGVDSTPAATVTVPGTPGGTEWCDVEVLRRLRRSSLAALRSEVEPVDPATYGRFLPVWQNVGTGLRGLDGVATVIDQLSGVPIPASAWEPLILGSRVRDYAPAMLDELTATGEVLWSGHGSLPGNDGWIALHLAENAPLTLNPSPDFEPGALHQRLLEILGNGGAYFFRQLSDTLAAVGPAETDANIVSALWELTWAGQISNDTFTPVRSLLSGGKTAHKQRAATPRARTARMGRLGRAPGASLTGSSMRLAAGGTAAAALRNAPPLVAGRWSLLPPVEADATLHAHATAELMLDRYGVVTRGSVASEGTVGGFALLYRVLARLEEMGRCRRGYFIEQLGAAQFAIPATVDRLRSFSEDAQLKAPEPAAVALAATDPANPYGAALPWPSLDGGHRPGRKAGALVVLVDGNLALYAERGGKTLLTFTEDPELLQLSAAALVQIIRRGAAEKMAIEKVNGADILDTEAARALTAAGFYTTPKGLRYRV, from the coding sequence ATGACATCGGCGTCCTCGGTGCAGGCCCTGTCCCGGCAGGCCCGGACCGTGCTCGGCAAGTTCACCCCAGCCACCCGGGAGTGGTTCGAGGGTGCCTTCGCCGCGCCCACACCGGCGCAGCTGGGTGCGTGGGACGCGGTGTCCGAAGGCGCCAACGCCCTGGTGGTTGCCCCTACCGGATCCGGCAAAACCCTGGCCGCGTTCCTCTGGGCGCTGGACAGCTTCATTGCCGCCGCGGCGCAGGACACAGATCCCACCCTGGACATTTCCCTGCCTGCCGAGACCAAGGTCTCCGGGTCCCGGCGCGCCAAGGAACCCAAACGCAAAACCAAGGTGCTGTACATTTCGCCGCTGAAGGCCCTGGGCGTGGACGTGGAGCGCAACCTGCGGGCCCCGCTGATCGGCATTACGCAGACCGCCAAACGGCTCGGCCTGCCGGCGCCGTCCATCACCGTGGGCGTACGCTCCGGCGATACCCCGCAGAATGAGCGCCGCGCCCTGCTGACCCGGCCGCCGGACATCCTGATCACCACGCCGGAGTCCCTGTTCCTGATGCTGACCTCGCAGGCCAGGGAAACCCTCGCCGAGGTGGAAACCGTCATTGTGGATGAGGTCCACGCAGTGGCCGGCACCAAGCGCGGCGCACACCTGGCTGTGACTCTGGCCCGGCTGGACGCGATGCTGGAGAAGCCGGTGCAGCGGATCGGGCTCTCCGCCACCGTGGAACCGCATGAAACCGTGGCCCGCTTCCTGGGCGGCAATGCGCCGGTGCGGATCGTGGCGCCGGAGTCGAAGAAGAACTGGAACCTCACGGTCACGGTTCCGGTGGAGGATATGTCGGACCTGGGCGGCGCTCCGGCGGTCGAGGACACCGTGGAGGGCGGCTACGCTCCGCAGGCGAGCATCTGGCCGCATGTGGAGGAGAAGATTGTCGACCTCATTGAAGCCAACCGCTCCACCATTGTGTTTGCCAATTCCCGCAGGCTTGCCGAACGGCTGACCGCACGCCTGAACGAGATCCACGCCTACCGGCTGGAGGCAGCCGCCGCGGCCACCGGGACCGACGACGCCGCGCCCGCTCCGCGTACAGGAACCTCCCGTCCGCCGGCCCAGATCATGGCCCAGGCCGGGGTCTCGGTCCTGCGCCGCGAGGACCTGGCGGTCGACGACGACGGACCCCTCCTCGCCCGCGCCCACCACGGCTCGGTGTCCAAGGACCAGCGTGCCCTGATCGAGGATGACCTGAAATCCGGGCGGCTGCGCTGTGTGGTGGCCACCAGCTCGCTGGAACTTGGCATCGATATGGGCGCTGTGGACCTGGTGGTACAGGTGGAATCCCCGCCGTCCGTGGCCAGCGGACTGCAGCGCGTGGGCCGGGCCGGACACCAGGTCGGGGAAATCTCGCAGGGCGTGATGTTCCCCAAGCACCGCGGGGACCTGCTGAATTCCGCCGTCACCGCCGAGCGGATGCTGGCCGGGCAGATCGAGCCGCTGGCCATCCCGGCCAACCCGCTGGATATCCTGGCGCAGCAGACCGTGGCGGCCTGCGCCCTGGGTTCCATTGAGGTGGAGGAATGGTTCGACGTCGTCCGCCGGTCCGCTCCGTTCGCCGGCCTTCCGCGCTCCGCGTTCGACGCCACCCTGGATCTGCTCTCCGGGCGCTATCCTTCCGACGAGTTCGCCGAGCTGCGCCCGCGGATTGTGTGGGACCGCACCGAAGGGACCATCACCGGCCGGCCCGGCGCCCAGCGGCTGGCGGTGACTTCCGGCGGCACCATCCCGGACCGCGGGCTTTTCGGCGTCTATCTGGTGGGTGATTCCGAAGGCAAAAACAGCCGCCGGGTCGGGGAACTCGATGAGGAGATGGTCTATGAGTCCCGGGTGGGAGACGTTTTCGCACTCGGTGCCACCAGTTGGCGGATAGAGGACATCACCCATGACCGGGTGCTGGTTTCCCCCGCGTTCGGCCAGCCCGGCAAGCTGCCGTTCTGGCGCGGGGATTCCCTGGGCCGGCCGGTGGAACTCGGCCGTGCCCTGGGCGCCTTTGTCCGGGAAATGGCCGGCTCGGAGGACGCCGCTGCCCGCGAACGGCTGGCCGCCGTCGGGCTGGACGAGTGGGCCGCAGGAAACCTGATCACCTACCTGCGCGAACAGCAGCAGGCCACGGACGTGGTGCCCAACGATAAATCCCTGGTGGTGGAACGCTTCCACGATGAACTCGGCGACTGGCGGGTGGTCCTGCACAGCCCGTACGGCATGCCGGTCCACGCGCCCTGGGCACTGGCAGTGGGGGCCCGGCTGCATGCGAAGTACGGGCTGGACGGCTCGGCGATGGCCTCCGATGACGGCATTGTGCTGCGGGTACCGCTGATGGAGGATGAACCGCCCGGCGCCGAGCTGTTCCTTTTCGATCCCGAGGAACTCGACTCCATTGTCACCGCCGAGGTGGGCGGGTCCGCCCTGTTCGCCTCGCGTTTCCGCGAATGCGCGGCGCGCGCCCTGCTGCTGCCGCGGCAGAACCCGTCCAAGCGGACCCCGCTCTGGCAGCAGCGGCAGCGTTCCGCCCAGCTGCTGGATGTCGCCAAGAAGTACCCGACTTTTCCCATCGTGCTTGAAACCGTGCGCGAATGCCTGCAGGACGTCTACGATCTGCCGGCTTTGAAAGACATTGCGGCCGGGATCGAGCGGCGTGAGATCCGGCTGGTGGAAACCACCACCCCCTCGCCGTCCCCTTTCGCCCGGTCCCTGCTCTTCGGCTATGTTGGCGCCTTCCTCTACGAGGGTGACTCCCCGCTGGCCGAACGCCGGGCCGCCGCCCTGTCCCTGGACCCGACGCTGCTCAATGAGCTGCTGGGCCGGGCCGAGCTGCGCGAATTGCTGGACGCACGGATCATTCACCGGATCGAGCAGGAGCTGCAGCGCCTGGCTCCGGACCGCAAGGTCCGCGGATTGGAAGGCGTGGCCGACCTGCTGCGCCTGCTCGGTCCGCTGTCCGTTCCCGAGGTGGCTGCCCGGCTGCAGCCTGCGGAACCCGGCCCGGAAGGCAGCACCCCCGAACCGGCATCCCAGGACTACGCCGAGGAGCTGCTGGAGGCACTGGTCCGCGCCAATCGTGCCCTGAAGATCGGCATGGCCGGTACCACCCGGTACGCCGCCATTGAAGACGCCGCCCGGCTGCGCGATGCCCTGGGTGTTCCGCTGCCCATGGGTGTTCCGCTCGCCTTCATTGAGCCGGTGGCGGATCCGCTGGGGGACCTGGTGGGCCGCTACGCGCGCACGCATGGCCCCTTCACCGCGGCCGAGGCTGCGGCGCGGCTGGGCCTGGGTGTTGCGGTGGTGACCGGCACCCTGCAGCGGCTGGCGGGCGAAGGCCGGGTGGCTGAAGGCGAATTCCGGCCGGCGGAAACCCTGCTGCTGGACGCCAACGACGGCGTGGATTCCACTCCCGCCGCCACCGTCACCGTCCCGGGCACCCCGGGCGGCACCGAATGGTGTGACGTGGAGGTGCTGCGGCGGCTGCGGCGCAGCTCGCTGGCGGCACTGCGTTCCGAGGTGGAACCGGTGGACCCCGCCACCTACGGCCGGTTCCTTCCCGTGTGGCAGAACGTGGGAACCGGGCTGCGCGGGCTCGACGGCGTGGCCACCGTAATTGACCAGCTCTCCGGCGTGCCCATTCCGGCATCGGCCTGGGAGCCGCTGATCCTCGGGTCCCGGGTGCGGGACTATGCTCCGGCCATGCTGGATGAGCTGACCGCCACCGGCGAGGTCCTCTGGTCCGGCCACGGGTCCCTGCCCGGCAACGACGGCTGGATAGCCCTGCACCTGGCGGAGAACGCCCCGCTGACCCTGAACCCGTCTCCGGACTTCGAGCCGGGTGCCCTGCACCAGCGGCTGCTGGAAATCCTGGGCAACGGCGGCGCGTACTTCTTCCGCCAGCTCAGCGATACCCTCGCAGCGGTAGGGCCCGCAGAAACCGATGCCAATATTGTCTCCGCCCTGTGGGAACTCACCTGGGCGGGACAGATCAGCAATGACACGTTCACGCCGGTGCGTTCCCTGCTCTCGGGCGGGAAAACAGCGCATAAACAGCGGGCTGCCACCCCGCGGGCACGCACCGCGCGGATGGGACGGCTGGGCCGGGCACCGGGCGCTTCGCTCACGGGCAGTTCAATGCGCCTTGCCGCCGGAGGCACGGCCGCTGCGGCGCTGCGGAACGCCCCGCCGCTGGTCGCCGGACGCTGGAGCCTGCTTCCGCCCGTGGAGGCCGACGCCACCCTGCATGCGCACGCCACCGCCGAGCTGATGCTGGACCGCTACGGTGTGGTCACGCGCGGCTCGGTGGCCAGCGAGGGAACCGTGGGCGGCTTTGCCCTGCTCTACCGGGTCCTCGCCCGGCTGGAGGAAATGGGCAGGTGCCGGCGCGGCTACTTCATTGAACAGCTCGGTGCGGCCCAGTTTGCCATTCCCGCTACGGTGGACCGGCTGCGGTCCTTCTCCGAAGACGCCCAGCTCAAAGCCCCCGAACCCGCCGCCGTCGCCCTCGCTGCCACGGACCCGGCCAACCCGTACGGCGCCGCCCTGCCCTGGCCGTCGCTGGACGGCGGGCACCGGCCCGGCCGCAAGGCCGGCGCGCTGGTGGTTCTGGTGGACGGCAACCTGGCCCTCTATGCCGAACGCGGCGGGAAAACCCTGCTGACCTTCACGGAGGATCCGGAGCTGCTGCAGCTCTCCGCCGCCGCCCTGGTCCAGATCATCCGGCGCGGTGCCGCGGAGAAAATGGCCATCGAGAAGGTCAACGGTGCGGATATCTTGGACACCGAGGCAGCTCGGGCATTGACCGCCGCCGGTTTCTACACCACTCCCAAGGGGCTGCGGTACCGTGTCTGA
- a CDS encoding DUF4232 domain-containing protein, with product MNTRTAVSRAATAPARKALTLLALLTLSGATLTGCGSAESDDAGSSSSSPSPTATASAPSAAPSTSAVPSTPAAEPSTGTAAAGPAPCTAGTLSGAVEDVPGGATGGGVYRALVLTNTSADDSCTLAGYPGVSYLDAAGTQVGAAAARTEGTQAVPVTLAPGQSAAAELQETVAQKYGECQVQPTASLLVYPPEDTASLTITYPSTGCLNQDIELLHIGVLQAR from the coding sequence ATGAACACCCGAACCGCCGTTTCACGCGCCGCCACAGCCCCAGCACGCAAGGCACTCACCCTGCTGGCTCTCCTCACCCTTTCCGGAGCGACCCTGACCGGCTGCGGTTCCGCGGAGAGCGACGACGCCGGGTCCAGTTCCAGTTCCCCCTCCCCCACCGCTACCGCCAGCGCCCCGTCCGCGGCGCCTTCCACATCCGCTGTACCAAGCACCCCGGCGGCTGAACCCAGCACCGGAACCGCGGCCGCCGGACCGGCCCCCTGCACGGCGGGCACACTTAGCGGCGCGGTGGAGGACGTCCCCGGCGGTGCGACCGGCGGCGGTGTGTACCGTGCCCTGGTGCTTACCAACACCTCGGCCGATGACTCCTGCACGCTGGCCGGCTACCCCGGCGTCTCCTATCTTGACGCGGCGGGCACCCAGGTGGGCGCAGCCGCTGCCCGGACAGAAGGCACCCAGGCGGTTCCGGTCACCCTGGCCCCGGGCCAGTCCGCCGCCGCGGAACTGCAGGAAACCGTGGCACAGAAGTACGGCGAGTGCCAGGTACAGCCCACCGCCTCCCTGCTGGTGTACCCGCCGGAGGACACCGCGTCCCTGACCATCACCTACCCCTCCACCGGCTGCCTGAACCAGGACATTGAGCTGCTGCACATTGGGGTTCTGCAGGCCCGCTGA